Proteins co-encoded in one Cercospora beticola chromosome 7, complete sequence genomic window:
- the ALV1 gene encoding 5-aminolevulinate synthase, mitochondrial (BUSCO:EOG09261NLR): MEALMVKSRAMCPFLNKTSPATLRSLSTSTSVQQTTAPGGGAMSNLQTIARRCPIMGKALSVRSAQLGNTVLAGAFGGSRAYHSKVPRANLHTTAENKARAVESPRVRTDGPLYARQPAEPAKTTQQSAVPERYARPPPPPQSEKFDYDAFYTNELDKKHKDKSYRYFNNINRLAQEFPRAHMSARDERVDVWCSNDYLGMGRNPQVLKRMHETLDMYGSGAGGTRNISGHNQHAMSLEATCAKLHAKEAALVFSSCYVANDATLATLGSKMKDCVILSDSMNHASMIQGIRHSGAKKIVFKHNDVADLEAKLASLPGNVPKIIAFESVYSMCGSVGPIEEICDLADKYGAITFLDEVHAVGMYGPNGAGVAEHLDYEVYANGGNTKGTVMDRIDIITGTLGKAYGCVGGYIAGSAKMVDTVRSLAPGFIFTTSLPPATMAGAETAINYQMEYQGDRRLQQLHTRAVKAALDAKDIPVIPNPSHIIPVLVGNAEVAKKASDLLLEKHKIYVQAINYPTVPVGQERLRITPTPGHVKEFRDHLVQALDSVFNELNIKRTSDWAAEGGFIGVGVKNPEAVEPLWTDSQLGLEEVSRELKSGEGAHGVLERVLNTANAEARQAVAAAA; encoded by the coding sequence ATGGAGGCTCTCATGGTGAAGAGCCGGGCCATGTGTCCATTCCTGAACAAGACGTCGCCCGCCACGCTGCGCTCGCTGAGCACCAGCACAAGCGTGCAGCAGACCACGGCGCCCGGCGGCGGGGCCATGAGCAACCTGCAGACCATCGCTCGCCGCTGCCCCATCATGGGCAAGGCGCTGTCCGTCCGCAGTGCGCAGCTCGGCAACACCGTCCTCGCAGGAGCATTCGGCGGCTCTCGTGCCTACCACTCGAAGGTCCCGCGTGCCAATCTGCACACCACTGCTGAGAACAAGGCCCGCGCTGTCGAATCTCCTCGCGTCCGCACCGATGGCCCACTGTACGCACGTCAGCCCGCTGAACCCGCCAAAACGACCCAGCAGAGTGCCGTTCCCGAACGATATGCCCgtccgcctccaccaccgcaatCCGAGAAATTCGACTACGATGCCTTCTACACAAATGAGCTGGACAAGAAGCACAAGGACAAATCGTACCGCTacttcaacaacatcaaccGTCTTGCCCAGGAATTCCCACGAGCGCACATGTCTGCACGAGATGAGCGAGTTGACGTATGGTGCTCCAACGACTACCTCGGAATGGGACGCAACCCTCAGGTTTTGAAGAGAATGCACGAGACATTGGACATGTACGGATCTGGCGCGGGAGGAACGAGAAACATCTCTGGCCACAATCAGCACGCGATGAGCTTGGAGGCGACCTGCGCGAAATTGCACGCGAAAGAGGCTGCTCTGGTCTTCTCGTCATGCTATGTGGCGAATGACGCAACGCTGGCGACATTGGGAAGCAAGATGAAGGACTGTGTGATTTTGAGTGATAGCATGAACCATGCTTCCATGATTCAGGGTATTCGACACTctggagcgaagaagattGTGTTCAAGCACAACGATGTGGCGGATCTGGAGGCCAAGCTGGCTTCTCTGCCTGGCAATGTGCCAAAGATTATTGCTTTCGAGAGTGTGTACAGCATGTGTGGCAGCGTAGGCCCGATCGAGGAGATTTGCGACCTGGCCGACAAGTACGGAGCCATCACCTTTTTGGATGAAGTTCATGCAGTCGGCATGTACGGGCCAAACGGTGCTGGTGTTGCGGAACACCTCGACTACGAAGTTTACGCAAACGGTGGAAACACCAAGGGAACAGTTATGGATCGCATCGATATCATCACCGGAACACTCGGAAAGGCATATGGCTGTGTTGGTGGCTACATCGCAGGATCTGCGAAGATGGTTGATACAGTCCGCTCTCTGGCCCCAGgcttcatcttcaccacTTCTCTGCCACCCGCCACCATGGCCGGCGCTGAGACCGCGATCAACTACCAGATGGAGTACCAGGGAGACCGCAGACTTCAGCAACTCCACACTCGCGCTGTGAAAGCGGCGCTCGATGCGAAGGATATCCCGGTTATTCCAAATCCATCTCACATCATCCCTGTCCTGGTCGGAAACGCAGAAGTCGCCAAGAAGGCTTCTGATCTTCTCCTTGAGAAGCATAAGATTTACGTGCAGGCCATCAACTACCCGACAGTCCCTGTTGGCCAGGAACGCCTCCGCATCACTCCAACTCCAGGACACGTCAAGGAATTCCGTGATCACCTTGTTCAAGCTTTGGACAGCGTATTCAATGAGCTCAACATCAAGCGCACCTCCGACTGGGCTGCGGAAGGCGGATTCATTGGCGTTGGCGTGAAGAATCCCGAGGCCGTCGAGCCCCTGTGGACCGACTCTCAGCTTGGCTTGGAGGAAGTCTCTCGTGAGCTCAAATCCGGCGAGGGCGCTCACGGCGTGTTGGAGCGCGTGCTCAACACTGCCAACGCGGAGGCCAGACAagccgttgctgctgctgcttaa
- a CDS encoding uncharacterized protein (BUSCO:EOG09260E2O), producing MKTEFKFSNLLGTVYRKGNLVYTKDGTCLLSPVGNRVSVFDLINNKSYTLPFAHRVNIVRTALHPAGQLLLTIDESGHAILSHFQRRIVLYHFSLKSAVSALTFSPSGDHFAVGLGRKIEVWKTPSTTGEDSGLEFAPFVRYRQYAGHHDTVQSIQWSSDGRFFLSASKDLTARIWSLDPEEGFMPTVLAGHRTAVHAAWFSKDQETIWTVSKDGALFQWQYLPPPDADPENVSEDDERWRINNRHYFFQDQAHLTIAAFHPSSNLLVTGFSNGLFMLHELPSFSEIHKLSISASSVDTVSINHTGEWLAFGSSALGQLLVWEWQSESYILKQQGHFDSMNALTYSPSGDRVITCADDGKIKVWDTTSGFCIVTFTEHTSGVTACEFAKRGNVLFTASLDGSVRAFDLIRYRCFRTFTASKRLPWTSIAVDPSGEVVAAGSTDDFDIHIWSVQTGQLLDQLTGHEGPVSSLAFAPNGGNLVSGSWDRTVRIWSIFGRTQTSEPIQLQADVLAVTVRPDGRQIAASSLDGQLTFWSLSEATQEAGLDGRRDASGGRKATDRRTAANVAGTKSFGTIAYSADGSVLLAGGNSKYICLYAVETGVLLRKFTVSVNLSLEGTQEFRNSKLLTEAGPRALLDEQGEASDLEDRMDTSLPGAKRGDAAQRKIAAEVRVPGVTFSPTGRAFCAASTEGLLIYSLDAGAVFDPFDLDVDVTPENTLATLRQQDWLKAMVMAFRLGDLKLVRKVYRAIPVSDIGLVVRDLPQVYLDRLLRFVSKESDQSPHLELNLLWMESLLNQHGRLLKERQGEYAEVVRMMQKAIARVQGEIMKVANQNNHTLDYLLAQPTASVDATPKMLAITSGGADEDESMADSDEDGWHGLG from the exons ATGAAGACGGAATTCAAG TTTTCGAACCTCCTGGGCACCGTGTACCGCAAAGGCAACCTGGTCTACACCAAAGATGGGACGTGCCTACTGTCGCCCGTCGGCAATAGAGTCTCGGTATTTGACCTGATCAACAACAAATCATACACTCTACCCTTCGCACATAGAGTCAACATAGTCCGGACAGCCCTTCATCCAGCGGGCCAGCTGCTCTTGACCATCGACGAATCCGGGCATGCTATTCTCTCGCACTTCCAGCGCCGAATCGTGCTCTACCATTTCTCGCTGAAAAGTGCCGTATCGGCTTTGACCTTTTCTCCAAGTGGCGATCACTTTGCTGTAGGGCTTGGCAGAAAGATCGAAGTGTGGAAGACTCCATCCACCACTGGCGAGGATAGCGGATTGGAGTTCGCGCCATTCGTGCGATATCGACAGTATGCGGGACATCACGATACCGTTCAAAGCATCCAATGGAGTAGCGATGGCCGCTTTTTCCTGTCGGCGAGCAAGGACTTGACAGCACGAATATGGAGCCTGGATCCTGAGGAAGGCTTCATGCCCACTGTTCTCGCTGGACACCGCACTGCTGTACATGCTGCATGGTTTAGCAAAGATCAAGAAACGATATGGACTGTGTCCAAAGACGGTGCATTATTCCAGTGGCAGTACCTGCCTCCACCGGATGCCGATCCAGAGAATGTgagcgaagacgacgagcgaTGGAGGATCAACAACAGGCACTACTTCTTTCAAGACCAAGCGCACCTCACGATAGCGGCATTCCATCCATCGTCAAATCTGCTCGTCACGGGCTTTTCGAACGGGCTGTTCATGTTACACGAGCTGCCCAGCTTCAGCGAGATCCATAAACTCTCCATCTCGGCCTCCAGTGTAGACACTGTCTCTATCAACCACACCGGCGAATGGCTTGCATTTGGCTCATCTGCACTTGGTCAGCTTCTGGTGTGGGAGTGGCAAAGCGAGTCCTACATCTTGAAGCAGCAAGGGCATTTCGACAGCATGAACGCTTTGACTTACTCTCCCTCTGGAGATCGTGTAATCACATGCGCCGACGACGGCAAGATCAAAGTCTGGGACACAACATCCGGCTTCTGCATCGTCACATTCACGGAACATACGTCTGGAGTCACAGCTTGCGAATTTGCGAAGCGTGGAAATGTGCTCTTCACAGCATCACTTGATGGCAGTGTACGCGCCTTTGATTTGATCAGATACCGATGCTTCCGAACATTCACAGCGAGTAAAAGACTGCCGTGGACATCTATTGCGGTGGACCCTAGTGGCGAAGTAGTCGCGGCTGGCTCCACAGATGACTTCGACATCCACATCTGGAGCGTTCAGACAGGACAGTTGCTGGATCAGCTAACAGGCCATGAAGGACCAGTGTCATCGCTTGCCTTTGCACCTAATGGAGGGAATCTCGTCTCGGGCAGCTGGGATCGCACCGTCCGCATATGGTCGATCTTCGGTCGAACACAAACGTCAGAACCTATACAGCTCCAAGCAGATGTGTTAGCAGTGACGGTACGACCTGATGGGCGGCAAATTGCGGCATCATCGCTAGACGGACAGCTTACGTTCTGGAGCCTCAGCGAAGCGACgcaagaagctggcttgGACGGCCGACGAGATGCAAGTGGAGGCCGCAAAGCGACAGATCGAAGAACTGCAGCCAACGTGGCTGGAACGAAGAGCTTCGGCACCATCGCATACAGCGCAGATGGCTCTGTGTTGCTCGCCGGTGGCAACAGCAAATATATCTGCCTGTACGCGGTGGAGACTGGTGTGCTACTGCGAAAATTCACAGTGTCCGTCAACTTGAGTTTGGAAGGGACACAGGAATTCCGAAACTCAAAACTGTTGACAGAAGCCGGACCACGCGCACTGTTGGACGAGCAAGGCGAAGCATCAGATCTCGAAGACCGCATGGACACGAGCCTGCCCGGGGCCAAACGTGGAGATGCTGCGCAAAGAAAGATAGCAGCAGAAGTGCGAGTACCAGGAGTGACATTCTCGCCAACAGGCCGAGCGTTCTGCGCAGCGAGCACAGAAGGCCTACTCATCTACTCACTGGACGCCGGCGCCGTTTTCGATCCTTTCGACCTCGACGTAGATGTTACACCGGAGAACACGTTAGCAACACTTCGGCAACAAGACTGGCTGAAGGCGATGGTAATGGCTTTCCGGCTGGGCGATCTGAAGCTCGTGCGCAAGGTCTATCGTGCAATTCCAGTGTCCGACATTGGCCTCGTTGTTCGCGACCTCCCACAGGTTTACTTGGACCGACTGCTTCGATTCGTTTCAAAAGAGTCAGACCAGAGCCCGCACCTTGAACTGAACTTGCTCTGGATGGAAAGCCTGCTCAACCAGCATGGTCGCCTCTTGAAAGAACGACAAGGTGAATATGCTGAAGTGGTACGAATGATGCAAAAGGCGATCGCAAGAGTGCAAGGAGAAATCATGAAAGTGGCCAACCAGAACAACCATACACTTGATTACTTGCTTGCTCAGCCGACAGCGTCAGTCGACGCAACACCCAAGATGCTGGCTATTACGAGCGGTGgagcagatgaagacgaaagtATGGCTGACAGTGACGAAGACGGTTGGCATGGATTAGGATAG